A window of Cohnella herbarum contains these coding sequences:
- a CDS encoding YbdD/YjiX family protein yields MFEKIVGALKVRRQFLDLLVGVPHYETYVRHRRTHHPDEPIKSRDRFFREAQEARYNAKGGKISRCC; encoded by the coding sequence ATGTTTGAAAAAATAGTCGGAGCGTTGAAGGTACGGCGGCAATTTCTCGATTTGCTTGTAGGGGTGCCCCATTACGAAACCTATGTCCGGCATCGCCGGACGCACCATCCCGATGAGCCGATCAAGTCGCGCGATCGGTTTTTCCGCGAGGCTCAGGAAGCGCGGTACAACGCGAAAGGCGGCAAAATCTCTCGTTGCTGTTAA
- a CDS encoding L,D-transpeptidase → MRVAFWIRFMLFLVAMFLLPTAVVTAHAESVQLAQKYAKHEQFILIDKSSNKLYFYESGKLTKSFSVATGKKPSYTPEGLFTIHEKIKNRPYYKEKIKGGDPKNPLGDRWLGLEVTRNGKTSYAYGIHGNNNEKSIGKYVSAGCIRMHNKEVRWLFDQIKSSTPVLIQK, encoded by the coding sequence ATGAGGGTTGCATTTTGGATTCGATTCATGCTTTTTCTAGTCGCCATGTTTCTCCTTCCGACCGCCGTCGTTACCGCCCACGCGGAATCGGTTCAGCTGGCGCAAAAATACGCCAAACACGAGCAATTCATCCTAATCGACAAATCGTCTAACAAGCTCTATTTTTATGAATCGGGAAAGTTAACCAAATCATTTTCCGTAGCCACGGGAAAGAAACCCTCCTATACGCCTGAAGGGCTGTTTACCATCCATGAGAAAATCAAAAACCGTCCCTATTACAAGGAAAAGATCAAAGGCGGAGATCCCAAAAACCCGCTCGGAGATCGTTGGCTTGGCTTAGAAGTCACCCGCAACGGCAAAACCTCCTACGCTTACGGAATACATGGCAATAACAACGAGAAATCGATAGGCAAGTACGTCTCGGCGGGATGTATCCGAATGCATAACAAGGAAGTTCGCTGGCTCTTCGATCAGATCAAATCTTCCACTCCGGTGCTCATACAGAAGTAA
- a CDS encoding carbon starvation CstA family protein gives MRGKWKAILLWSCVSLAGAASFAVVALMRGETVNAVWLVAASVCFYAVAYRFYARFMARKVLEIDDRRKTPAEVHNDGKDFVPTHKGVLFGHHFAAIAGAGPLVGPVLAAQMGYLPGALWIIVGVIVAGAVQDFIVLFASTRRDGKSLGDMIKEEMGRVTGLIAMIGILGIMIILLAVLALIVVKALIGSPWGMFTIACTIPIALLMGVYMRYIRPGRVTEASVVGFVLLIAALIYGQSVAESATLAPLFTYQGETIAYLLIGYGFVASVMPVWLLLAPRDYLSTFLKIGTITALAIGILVVMPDMLMPYASKFVDGTGPVFSGNVFPFLFITIACGSVSGFHALIASGTTPKMIERESHMTSIGYGAMLTESFVAMMALIAACIITPGIYFAINSPASVIGADALQAASTISSWGYSVSAEELTTLARDIGESTVLSRTGGAPTLAVGMANILSNVVGGKALMSFWYHFAILFEALFILTTVDAGTRVGRFMVQELLGTVNKRLGNTESFMGNMIATAICVFAWGYFLVQGVIDPLGGINSLWALFGIANQMLAGIALIFGTTILFKMGKKAYVWVTLLPASGLLVVTMTAGYQKLFHAKPAIGFLAQARQFQNAKNKGEVIGAAANLGQMAQIVRNNYVNAVICGMFMLVVIVVFIAAIRIWARILSGRSFTLHEAPYVVRDPEPLEGKAHV, from the coding sequence TTGCGCGGAAAATGGAAAGCGATTTTGCTGTGGAGTTGCGTTTCGTTAGCGGGGGCGGCTTCTTTTGCGGTTGTGGCCCTCATGAGAGGAGAGACGGTAAACGCGGTATGGCTCGTCGCGGCTTCCGTGTGCTTCTATGCCGTCGCTTACCGATTCTATGCCAGGTTCATGGCAAGGAAAGTGCTCGAGATCGATGACCGGCGGAAGACTCCCGCGGAAGTGCATAATGACGGCAAAGATTTCGTGCCTACGCACAAAGGAGTTCTGTTCGGACATCATTTTGCCGCGATCGCGGGAGCCGGCCCGCTCGTCGGCCCCGTACTCGCGGCGCAAATGGGCTATTTGCCGGGCGCTTTGTGGATCATCGTCGGCGTAATCGTGGCAGGCGCGGTGCAGGACTTTATCGTGCTGTTCGCCTCGACGCGTCGGGACGGCAAATCGTTGGGAGATATGATCAAGGAAGAGATGGGACGGGTCACGGGCCTCATCGCGATGATCGGCATATTGGGGATCATGATTATTTTGCTGGCCGTATTGGCGCTTATCGTAGTGAAGGCATTAATCGGAAGCCCTTGGGGGATGTTCACGATCGCGTGCACGATCCCGATTGCCTTGCTTATGGGCGTCTATATGCGCTATATCCGTCCGGGAAGGGTTACCGAAGCATCGGTCGTCGGATTCGTTCTGTTGATTGCGGCGCTGATCTACGGGCAGTCGGTAGCCGAAAGCGCGACGCTTGCTCCTCTGTTTACATATCAAGGGGAAACGATCGCTTATTTGCTCATCGGTTACGGATTCGTCGCCTCGGTCATGCCGGTATGGTTGTTGCTGGCTCCGCGCGATTATTTAAGCACGTTCCTGAAAATCGGCACGATTACGGCGCTCGCCATCGGCATTCTCGTTGTCATGCCGGATATGTTGATGCCTTACGCTTCGAAATTCGTGGACGGTACGGGTCCCGTTTTCTCCGGTAACGTATTTCCGTTTCTGTTCATTACGATCGCTTGCGGCTCCGTGTCCGGATTTCACGCGTTAATCGCCTCCGGCACGACTCCGAAAATGATCGAGCGCGAATCGCACATGACGTCCATCGGATACGGCGCTATGCTGACCGAGTCCTTCGTGGCGATGATGGCCTTAATTGCCGCATGCATTATTACGCCCGGCATTTATTTCGCTATTAACAGTCCTGCCTCGGTCATCGGAGCGGACGCGCTGCAAGCGGCTTCGACGATTTCTTCCTGGGGTTACTCCGTTTCGGCGGAGGAACTTACGACGCTTGCCCGGGACATCGGAGAATCTACGGTGCTGTCCAGGACGGGCGGCGCGCCGACGCTTGCCGTAGGGATGGCGAATATTTTGTCCAACGTCGTCGGAGGCAAAGCTTTGATGTCTTTCTGGTACCACTTCGCGATCTTGTTCGAAGCGTTGTTCATTCTGACGACGGTCGATGCCGGGACAAGGGTAGGAAGGTTCATGGTTCAGGAATTATTGGGTACAGTAAATAAGCGGCTCGGAAATACGGAATCGTTCATGGGGAATATGATCGCCACGGCGATCTGCGTATTCGCTTGGGGATATTTTCTCGTTCAGGGGGTGATCGATCCTCTTGGCGGCATTAATTCCTTGTGGGCGCTGTTCGGGATCGCGAATCAGATGCTCGCCGGCATAGCTTTGATCTTCGGTACGACGATTCTGTTCAAAATGGGCAAAAAAGCTTATGTATGGGTGACGCTCTTGCCTGCTTCGGGGCTGCTAGTCGTGACGATGACCGCGGGGTATCAGAAGCTGTTTCATGCTAAGCCCGCTATCGGATTTTTGGCTCAGGCCAGACAGTTCCAGAATGCGAAGAATAAAGGGGAAGTCATCGGAGCCGCCGCGAACTTGGGCCAGATGGCGCAAATCGTGAGGAACAACTACGTGAACGCGGTCATCTGCGGAATGTTCATGCTTGTCGTTATCGTCGTGTTCATCGCCGCGATCCGGATATGGGCACGCATTCTGTCGGGGCGATCCTTTACGCTCCATGAAGCGCCTTACGTCGTTCGAGATCCCGAACCTTTGGAGGGGAAAGCGCATGTTTGA
- a CDS encoding SDR family oxidoreductase, giving the protein MDLMLSGKSVFVAASSKGLGKAVALQYAREGARVTIASRSLEQLAQAREEIRALTGAEVGIFQMDVSKDEDIRNAIRTAAAGSDGLDVLVTNAGGPQGGFFSDMADKDWTGGFELSLLSTIRMIREALPFLKASGGGRIVNLTSTSIKQPIDGLILSNVFRAGVNALTKSLASELAGDGILINTVAPGRIGTDRIAELDMKRAANQGRTVDDIQAEAIKQIPLGRTGTPEEFARHVVFYGSFANTYVTGQSLLVDGGMVKGL; this is encoded by the coding sequence TTGGATTTGATGTTATCGGGTAAATCCGTTTTCGTGGCGGCGTCGAGCAAAGGCTTGGGCAAAGCGGTCGCGCTTCAATATGCGAGAGAAGGGGCACGCGTCACGATCGCGAGCCGAAGCTTGGAGCAGCTTGCGCAAGCGCGCGAGGAAATCCGGGCGTTGACCGGGGCCGAAGTGGGGATTTTTCAGATGGATGTCTCGAAAGACGAGGATATCCGCAACGCGATCCGGACGGCTGCCGCGGGAAGCGACGGCTTGGACGTACTGGTTACGAACGCCGGGGGACCGCAAGGTGGTTTTTTCTCAGATATGGCGGATAAAGATTGGACGGGAGGATTCGAGCTTAGCTTGCTCAGCACCATTCGCATGATTCGCGAAGCGTTGCCCTTCCTGAAAGCGTCAGGGGGAGGTCGAATCGTGAATTTGACGTCCACCTCCATTAAGCAGCCGATCGATGGACTTATTCTATCGAACGTATTCCGGGCGGGCGTTAATGCCTTAACGAAAAGCCTGGCATCGGAATTGGCCGGGGACGGCATTCTGATCAACACGGTCGCGCCGGGCAGAATCGGGACGGACCGGATTGCGGAATTGGATATGAAGAGAGCGGCTAATCAAGGACGGACAGTAGACGATATTCAAGCGGAAGCGATCAAGCAAATTCCTCTCGGCAGAACGGGGACGCCCGAGGAATTCGCGCGTCACGTCGTATTCTACGGTTCGTTCGCCAACACCTACGTGACCGGACAGTCGTTGCTCGTGGACGGCGGTATGGTTAAGGGGTTGTAA